Below is a window of 'Nostoc azollae' 0708 DNA.
AGTTTGTTCAAACATATAAATTCCTTGTGAACTTTGTGGTACAATAAAAACTGTATTTTATCTAAAGTTAGAAATGGCTACGATTAAATACACCTAATTATATATTCATTAATAAGTCAGTTTATCAAGTTAAATGTTATCTGAAAATGCTCCAACCACCAAATTTAATACAGTTATGTTTTGATCTTAACATCTGATGTGCATCTTTGCTGTCGGATAGGAAAGGAAAGCAGAATTCATCCAGTCAAAATTTAGTAAGAATCATCAGGCAAGGCTATTGTGAATTAGGGCTAGTACAGTTAATTATATCTTCGGGTATGATTAACCGTTTAGGTTCAGTCCTTGAGGAACAGCTAAGTATTCCCACAGCATTTATCGATTCTTATCTATCTGCAATTATTAGTTATACCCAACTCGGAGCAATTTATTTTTCTCCACAATTAACTTTAGGTGGGACTGGTATAGTTGCTATTCCTGATTAAGAAGATACCCATATTCTAGAAACGGTACTTGCAGGTAAGGCTGATATTTTGATTATAGTCAAGTTTAAAGATTTTATTTCTAATAAAACACGCATTATTAAGGCAGCTAAACACCTCTTTTATACTGCATCTAATCATGCTGTTCATATTATACATCATCATTTGAGGATGGAATAGTTACCTCAGGATAGTATCACAGAATTTGAGCATTTTAAATAAAAAAAATCGCTGAAACATGGTTTGGTCAATGCACCAAAAAATTGGGAATATTTGAGAGCATTTTTATAATTCTTGCTAATAAAACATCTACCAATATTGTGCTGTATATAAATTTCTTGCATCGTTATTGTTTGACTTGCAAATTCATCAAGCAGCATTTGTTATAATTCATCCAGAGGACGTGATAACTCAAACAAAAATGGTTGTCTAAGAATAGCTGCATTATATTCAACAGAAGGGACACCCTGATTGTACTTACAACTTTCTTTTGCCATTACCTCTTTCATAATTTCATAGCCTTTGAAGTGCTTGCTTACAAAAAATATTAAGTAATAACTAGTACATTTTCTGTTTTCATGTTTAAAGAAAGAGCTTTAAACATATTCAAACTGCATGTCTTGTAAAGCTTCACAAATTCTATAATTATTAAGTCTGTTTCTTGTAGTTTAGGTTTAACTCATTCTAAATAATTACCTAATTTATCTACTCTATTTCCCTCAAGAATTACATTATTATTTTATTCAAATACCTTATTACCTACATCCATATTAATGCGATTATAGTTAAAAAAGAATATACAATCACAGCCTTAATTTTCTCTAGAAACTGAGCAAATAAGATCCAAAGATAATCCATTAGAGACGTCCGAAAATTTACAAAGGAGTCTGTGTCTAGCTTTTCACAGTGTTAGGATTAGGAAAGAGCCAAGGAAAGAAGCAGGGTTGGGAATAGTTACGGATAGTTCCTATCCATGAAGATGTTGATGACAAATTCATAACTGACCTCATATCCATAACATTTATGAAATGGGCAACACTCATGAACCAATTCCTAATGTGAATAAACCAAAAATAGTAAGAATTACTTGTGACTAAATTGGGGAATCCAGGGGAAATCTTTCTTGAGGTACCCGGAATATTTTTACAAGTCTAATGACATGTGCAACAAAAATACCCTTGTTGGAAAACTCTTTGTTTCATGCCTTTTGTTCTGAGTGGCCATGGCATAATCCCTATCATGTTTTTCTACCTGTTCAAGGAGACTAGGAGGGAAAACATCTCGTAATATCTCTAGTCAGTAATGAAATGTGTCCTTTGCTTCCGTTTTCCATATACAGCAATGCAAACCTAAAACCTCAAATATTGGCATTGTCCTCCAATAGAATAAGCATAGACATACCTCTTCTTTTTTCTTTTATCTCTAGTTTCCCTTTCCCCCCTGCTCCTTTCTGATTTATACCTATCTTTTTACTTTCTATGTCACCTTGAAGTTTTTTATGCTACATTCCACATTGGGCTAACAAGTCTTGAAACTGATGGTTAGTTATTCCCAGTATTTATTTTGTACGATGTTGATATTCTTAAATATAGTTAATTTAGTGGATTTTTCCTTTTCCTACACCCTCAAAATTCCCTTCTACCATTTTTTTCACACCAAGTTAATTTTCCTGACAGGTCTTTTGTATCCACAGGGGTCTAGAAAAAATAATGTAGGAACAAAATTTAGCTGATTAAACGCTTTAACAAAATTTTCCCCTACCTCATGGTTTATCACTTCTGGGTTATATTTTAAATTATCAATACCAGGAATTTTACTTATAGCTTCTTGGAAAGAATTGGTATATTCAGGATTGGCATCCTTAAATAAGGTTTTCAGCATATTTCGCATATCTGGATCAGCAATTGCTGTTTCTAAAACTTTAATTGGTGTTGACTTTGCTCCATACTTATATATACCTAGACCGGAGAAAAGGTCTATGTAGGCAATCTTAGAACCTGCTTTTTTAGCAGTAGGCATAATTACTTTTACCCAAGCCCAAGAATATTTATCAAGAATTCTTGCTTCTACTAAAAATTGCTCTTTCTGTTCATCAAAAAAGGAATGGTTACTCATAGGTAATGTTTTTATCTATACTGGAACTATAGTAATTTCTAAATTACTCAATGTCTAGAACTGACACAGAAGGGTTTTAGACTTTCTACCTTGACTTATAATTGATCAAATAACTGCAAACATATCTTAGGCATGAAACTGTGACCGAAACTGGAAAATACAAAGATACCGTCAACTTACCCAAAACTAACTTCGATATGCGGGCTAACGCAATCAAGCGCGAACCCGAAATCCAAAAATTCTGGGAGGAAAACAACATTTATTCTCGCCTTTCTGAAGAAAACTCCGGCGAATTATTTATACTGCACGATGGTCCTCCCTATGCTAACGGTCAGTTGCATATTGGTCATGCCTTAAATAAGATTCTCAAAGATATTATTAACCGTTACCAATTGTTCAAAGGTAGTAAAATCTGCTATATCCCTGGATGGGATTGTCACGGACTGCCGATTGAGTTGAAAGTTCTGCAAAATATGAAACAGGCAGAACGGCAAAATCTCACACCTTTACAATTGCGACAAAAGGCGAAAGAGTTCGCACTGAAGACAGTGGATGAACAGCGGGAAAGCTTTAAACGGTACGGTGTTTGGGGTGATTGGGATCATCCTTATTTAACCCTGAAGCCAGAATATGAAGCCGCGCAAATTGGCGTTTTTGGGGAAATGTTCCTCAAAGGTTATATTTATCGCGGTTTAAAGCCTGTTCACTGGAGTCCTAGTTCTAAAACAGCTTTGGCTGAAGCGGAGTTAGAATATCCTGAAGGTCACGTTTCTCGTAGTATTTACACCGCTTTTCCGGTAACAAAGGTTGCCGAAGGGTTAAAATCTAGTTTGGATGGTCTCTTGCCTGATTTGGGCGTGGCTGTGTGGACTACTACTCCTTGGACTATTCCGGGTAATTTGGCTGTGGCTGTGAATGGTGCGTTGGAATATGCTGTGGTGGAGGTGTCACGCACAGACACAGCGATGCAGAGAGGATTTAAGTATCTGATTGTTGCGGCTGAGTTAGTGGAAAGGTTGGTTGCGATTTTGGATGCTGAGTTAACGGTAAAGGCAACTTTCCCTGGCAAAGATTTGGAACATACTACTTACCGTCATCCTTTGTTTGACCGTGAAAGTCAGGTGGTGGTTGGTGGTGATTATATCACTACTGATTCGGGTACAGGGTTGGTTCATACTGCTCCTGGTCATGGTCAAGAGGATTATATTGTCGGTCAGCGTTATGGTTTACCGATTCTTGCACCTGTCGATGGTAGTGGTAATTTCACTGATGATGCTGGTAAATTTTCTGGGTTAAATGTTTTGAGTGAGGGGAATCAAGCGATTATTGATGCTTTGACGGAAGTGGGTTCTCTGTTGAAGGAGGAAGCCTATCCTCACAAGTATCCTTATGATTGGAGAACGAAGAAACCAACTATTTTCCGGGCTACTGAACAATGGTTTGCTTCTGTGGCAGGATTTAGGGAAGATGCTTTAAAGGCTATTTCATCTGTGCGTTGGATTCCCCCACAAGGTGAGAATAGAATTACACCAATGGTTGCAGAACGTTCTGATTGGTGTATATCTCGTCAACGGACTTGGGGTGTTCCCATTCCCGTATTCTATGATGAGGAAACGGGGGAAGCTTTGCTAAATACGGAAACTATTAACTACGTTCAATCTATCTTTGCTGAAAAGGGTTCTGATGCTTGGTGGGATTTGTCGGTGGAGGAGTTGTTACCGGAAACATATCGTCACAATGGCAAAACTTACCGCAGAGGTACAGACACTATGGATGTCTGGTTTGATTCTGGTTCTTCTTGGGCAGCGGTGGCGAAACAAAGGCCAGAGTTAGGTTATCCTGTGGATATGTATTTAGAAGGTTCTGACCAACACCGAGGATGGTTTCAGTCAAGTTTGTTGACCAGTGTGGCAGTGAATGGTATTGCACCTTACAAAACAGTTTTAACTCATGGTTTCGTCTTGGATGAACAAGGACGGAAAATGAGTAAGTCTGTAGGAAATGTGGTTGATCCCCAAGTTATCATCAATGGTGGTAGTAACCAGAATCAACAACCAGCTTATGGTGCTGATGTTTTGCGGTTGTGGGTGTCATCGGTAGATTATTCTGGTGATGTGCGTTTGGGTAGTAAGATCATCAAGCAATTAGCTGATGTTAGGAATAAGATTCGCAATACTGCACGGTTTTTGTTGGGTAGTTTGCATGATTTTGACCCAAAACAGGATGGTGTAGCGTTTGATGATTTACCAGATTTGGATAAGTATATGCTGCACCGCATCCGTGAGGTGTTTAATGAGGTGACGGAAGCTTTTGACAGTTTCCAGTTTTTCCGCTTTTTCCAAACTGTGCAGAATTTCTGTGTTGTGGATTTGTCGAATTTTTATTTAGATGTTGCGAAGGATAGATTGTATATCAGTGCTGCTGATAGTTTCCGTCGTCGTAGTTGTCAAACGGTGTTGCAGATTGCTTTGGAGAATTTAGCGAGAGCGATCGCACCAGTTTTGTGTCATACTGCTGAAGATATTTGGCAGTTTATCCCCTACAAAACACCTTATAAATCAGTATTTGAGGCTGGTTGGGTGCAGGTAGATGATGAATGGGAAAATGAAGATTTAGCAGAATTTTGGGATACTCTGCGTTCACTCCGCACCGATGTTAACAAAGTGATTGAACAAGCGCGGGTAGAAAAATTAATCGGTTCTTCCCTGGAAGCAAAGGTTTTACTGCATATCCCTCACAAACAGTTGTGGGAAGCTATCAAAGCCTTTAACCCTGTGAAGGGTAACGGTATTGATAAACTGCGATATTTATTGCTGACTTCCCAAGTGGAAATTTTAGACTCTAATGAGAAAATGGCAGGATTGAAATATTCCACGCAAACAGAAGACTGGACTATAGGAATAGTAAACGCAGATGGACAGAAGTGCGATCGCTGTTGGAACTATTCTACCCATGTTGGTGAATCTGAAGAACATCCCTTATTGTGTGAACGCTGTATTCCCGCTTTAGCTGGTGAGTTTTAAAATACGTTAAAAATTAATGTAGAGATATTTCCTAAAACGTCTCTACATTAATTTAAAAGTTCATTGGCTTAACTAGTACCGCCGTGAATTCAAAATGCTTCTTTCAGAAGAGCTACCCTAATAAAATATCTCCTTCGGAGACGCTACGCAAACAAAATTCAAAATGAATACAGTGTAATCTTTTCAGAGATTTGGAATGGTTTATTTACGCTGTATTGTGCTAGCTATAAACACTATTTGGAATTGGTACCAATACTGCTCAATTAAAGTTGAATACCCCTTTGGAAGAATTAACATCTATCTAACTAGCTCTATCTAAAGATAGATACACTCTCAGTATTCAGAGTCTACATTAGCTAGTACTAGGAGGCTGGGAGATCAAAATATATTATATTATTATAATATCTGAAAAGCCAAAACTAGAGGATCAATTCTTATGTCAAGAAGCCGCCAGAAGTCTATCTGAACCACTAGAGGAAGTAGAACAAATAAATGTAGAAGTCCAAACGGATATTGGGAAAATATTTCAGGGAAGAGTAGATGGAGTTTCCCTTGCAGGTCAAGGATGGGTGGTACAAAAGAAAATCCGTATCCAAGAAATTAATCTGCAAACAGATAATATTATTGTTGATCCTTTAAGTGTTATTTTAGGTCAAATTAAACTCAATACCCCAGTAAATGCCAATATTCGTATTGTTCTCACGGAAGCAGATATTAACTACGCTTTGACCTCAGATATGATTAGCGGCTTAGTGAAAAAATTCAGGTTGAATGTAGATGGAGAGATTGTCAGTTTTGAACCATCAGAAATGCAAATATTGCTCACCGGTGATGGGAAACTTGAATTTCAAGGTTAAATCTGGATTAAAGAAAAGGAAGATACTCACATTTTAGGTTATCATGTGATCGCTCATCTACGCACTCAAACCAAACCTCCCATGCTGGAAAGTTTTCGCTGTACGGAAGGAGAAGGAACTAGAATGGAATTAATTGCCGCCGCCATAGAAAAAGTTAGAGAAATTATTAATTTACCATCTTTTGAGTGGGAAAACATGGTCTTTTATATTAAAGAGATGGAAATACAAAAGAGTAATTTAATACTCATACTTGAAGCGCACGTTAGGCAAATTCCCTCACGAGAAACAAAAGGTATACCCTGAATACTTCGGGGGAAGAAGCTATTCAGGCATCCATGAGCACCCAAAAGGATTGAGAGCAGATTTTTCGTCAAAAACAGTCGCCAAACAGGGAATATTCCCAACCTTAGAAATGCGGTCACGAATATATTCAGAAAAGCTAATTCCCAACTTAC
It encodes the following:
- a CDS encoding DUF2993 domain-containing protein; the protein is MSEKPKLEDQFLCQEAARSLSEPLEEVEQINVEVQTDIGKIFQGRVDGVSLAGQGWVVQKKIRIQEINLQTDNIIVDPLSVILGQIKLNTPVNANIRIVLTEADINYALTSDMISGLVKKFRLNVDGEIVSFEPSEMQILLTGDGKLEFQG
- the ileS gene encoding isoleucine--tRNA ligase, whose product is MTETGKYKDTVNLPKTNFDMRANAIKREPEIQKFWEENNIYSRLSEENSGELFILHDGPPYANGQLHIGHALNKILKDIINRYQLFKGSKICYIPGWDCHGLPIELKVLQNMKQAERQNLTPLQLRQKAKEFALKTVDEQRESFKRYGVWGDWDHPYLTLKPEYEAAQIGVFGEMFLKGYIYRGLKPVHWSPSSKTALAEAELEYPEGHVSRSIYTAFPVTKVAEGLKSSLDGLLPDLGVAVWTTTPWTIPGNLAVAVNGALEYAVVEVSRTDTAMQRGFKYLIVAAELVERLVAILDAELTVKATFPGKDLEHTTYRHPLFDRESQVVVGGDYITTDSGTGLVHTAPGHGQEDYIVGQRYGLPILAPVDGSGNFTDDAGKFSGLNVLSEGNQAIIDALTEVGSLLKEEAYPHKYPYDWRTKKPTIFRATEQWFASVAGFREDALKAISSVRWIPPQGENRITPMVAERSDWCISRQRTWGVPIPVFYDEETGEALLNTETINYVQSIFAEKGSDAWWDLSVEELLPETYRHNGKTYRRGTDTMDVWFDSGSSWAAVAKQRPELGYPVDMYLEGSDQHRGWFQSSLLTSVAVNGIAPYKTVLTHGFVLDEQGRKMSKSVGNVVDPQVIINGGSNQNQQPAYGADVLRLWVSSVDYSGDVRLGSKIIKQLADVRNKIRNTARFLLGSLHDFDPKQDGVAFDDLPDLDKYMLHRIREVFNEVTEAFDSFQFFRFFQTVQNFCVVDLSNFYLDVAKDRLYISAADSFRRRSCQTVLQIALENLARAIAPVLCHTAEDIWQFIPYKTPYKSVFEAGWVQVDDEWENEDLAEFWDTLRSLRTDVNKVIEQARVEKLIGSSLEAKVLLHIPHKQLWEAIKAFNPVKGNGIDKLRYLLLTSQVEILDSNEKMAGLKYSTQTEDWTIGIVNADGQKCDRCWNYSTHVGESEEHPLLCERCIPALAGEF
- the tcmP gene encoding three-Cys-motif partner protein TcmP, which translates into the protein MSNHSFFDEQKEQFLVEARILDKYSWAWVKVIMPTAKKAGSKIAYIDLFSGLGIYKYGAKSTPIKVLETAIADPDMRNMLKTLFKDANPEYTNSFQEAISKIPGIDNLKYNPEVINHEVGENFVKAFNQLNFVPTLFFLDPCGYKRPVRKINLV